The Clostridia bacterium genome includes the window TTGACAGCGGTAGTAACGCAGATTTTAAAAAAAGCAGACAAAGACGAGATCGCGACATTAGTTACTCTTGCGGGGCTTGTTATAGTATTGCTTATGGTTATAAATATGATAAGTCAGCTTTTTGATGCGGTAAAACAACTATTTAATCTATATAAGGTCTGCAAGACGATATGGACATAATAAAAATTATTGCAATCGGACTGACATCAGCTGTTGCATATTCGCTTT containing:
- the spoIIIAC gene encoding stage III sporulation protein AC, coding for MGIEIIFRIAAIGILTAVVTQILKKADKDEIATLVTLAGLVIVLLMVINMISQLFDAVKQLFNLYKVCKTIWT